A single genomic interval of Flavobacteriales bacterium harbors:
- a CDS encoding SLC13/DASS family transporter has translation MRPLLVQLAGPLLAVLVFALLRHHGDPPALMAGLVAWMALWWITEAVPIPVTSILPLLLFPVLGIDDVPATAAHYGKEIIFLFLGGFIIALGIERCGLHRRIALRIMAAVGSSSSRLVLGVMAACALLSMWINSTAAVLVMLPIALSLVDDEDAPAEARKRLTVPLLLGVAYGATIGGMATPVGTPPNLVLMALWKQLYPGQDPIGFGQWMATCLPLTTVFLGIAWLLLTRVAFTLKGDALGGADAVRERLNALGRPSRDEWLAGAVFALVALLWMTGDSIKQGEAVLFSGWRDRAETLNEVSDAAVAVMGAVLLFLLPAGRRLRRPPDAYATHEEGRSLMSWSFAERRVPWGVLLLIGGGFALAAGVDKAGLGTIIGERMVGLGTLPLPILVAAVALIVCLLSELGSNTATASLVIPILAAMAARWGMDPQRILWPATLAASLGFMLPVASPMQTIVFGTGRIPMRQMVRVGVWMDLIGVVLLMLIFGW, from the coding sequence TTGCGCCCCCTCCTCGTCCAACTCGCCGGTCCGCTGCTGGCCGTTCTGGTGTTCGCGTTGCTGCGGCACCACGGCGATCCCCCCGCCCTCATGGCCGGCCTGGTGGCCTGGATGGCCCTGTGGTGGATCACCGAGGCGGTCCCCATCCCCGTCACCTCCATCCTGCCCTTGCTGCTGTTCCCCGTGCTGGGCATCGATGACGTGCCCGCCACCGCCGCGCACTACGGCAAGGAGATCATCTTCCTGTTCCTCGGCGGCTTCATCATCGCCCTGGGCATCGAACGCTGCGGGCTGCACCGGCGCATCGCCCTGCGCATCATGGCCGCCGTGGGGAGCTCCTCGTCACGCCTTGTGCTGGGCGTCATGGCCGCGTGCGCCCTGCTGAGCATGTGGATCAACAGCACCGCCGCCGTGCTGGTGATGCTGCCCATCGCCCTGAGCCTCGTCGACGACGAGGACGCGCCGGCTGAAGCGCGCAAGCGCCTCACCGTGCCCTTGCTGCTGGGCGTGGCATACGGGGCCACCATCGGCGGCATGGCCACTCCGGTGGGCACCCCGCCCAACCTCGTCCTCATGGCGCTGTGGAAGCAGCTCTATCCCGGTCAGGATCCGATCGGGTTCGGACAGTGGATGGCCACCTGTCTGCCCTTGACGACCGTGTTCCTCGGCATCGCATGGCTGCTGCTCACCCGGGTGGCCTTCACGCTCAAGGGCGATGCGCTCGGCGGCGCCGATGCGGTGCGCGAGCGCTTGAACGCGCTCGGTCGTCCCTCGCGGGATGAATGGCTCGCAGGCGCCGTCTTCGCCTTGGTGGCCCTGCTGTGGATGACCGGCGACTCGATCAAGCAGGGCGAAGCGGTGCTCTTCTCCGGCTGGCGCGATCGGGCCGAAACGCTCAACGAGGTGAGCGATGCGGCCGTGGCCGTGATGGGGGCGGTGCTGCTCTTCCTGCTGCCGGCGGGCCGGCGCCTGCGGCGACCGCCCGATGCCTATGCCACGCACGAGGAGGGACGATCGCTGATGAGCTGGAGCTTCGCCGAGCGGCGCGTGCCCTGGGGTGTGCTGCTGCTCATCGGCGGGGGCTTCGCGCTGGCGGCAGGGGTTGACAAGGCGGGGCTCGGCACCATCATCGGCGAGCGCATGGTGGGCCTCGGCACACTGCCATTGCCCATCCTGGTGGCCGCCGTGGCGCTCATCGTGTGCCTCCTCAGCGAGCTGGGCAGCAACACCGCCACCGCCAGCTTGGTGATCCCCATCCTCGCCGCCATGGCCGCGCGCTGGGGCATGGACCCGCAGCGCATCCTGTGGCCCGCCACGCTCGCCGCCAGCCTGGGCTTCATGCTGCCCGTGGCCTCGCCCATGCAGACCATCGTCTTCGGCACGGGTCGCATCCCGATGCGGCAGATGGTGCGCGTGGGGGTGTGGATGGACCTGATCGGCGTGGTCCTGCTGATGCTGATCTTCGGATGGTGA
- a CDS encoding agmatine deiminase family protein, producing MKNTALVAFALLAACSSPKEEPPAYRLPPEWEPHEAVWFTYSGTAADTVLDKVVLAMDTATRVVCAADNDSLAATIVMRWDSLGIARTRYRVEVMGEGLYAPAVRDAGPIFLRRRDGSPAVLDPDWNYYGDLENLVGTPAHLLAYEDSFPRMLARRMGLPVVHSDLVIEGGAVEVNGAGVLLQVEAVTMQRNPGWSRDSMEHELKRVLGVRDIIWLKEGPADDMWYLEPRIHGRVFNQGTGGHVDEFCRFVNDSTVLLAWPEDDELADPVHAVARHRMEVNERILQEAGLHVLHAPVPVLEYRGLILDSLKDHHARLLARYPEVQHGDSVRQLHAASYLNLLITNGCVFVPAYWHEGLSEEMRIKDERMRKLLRPLFSGRRIVPIDPRAINRFGGGMHCWTQQQPR from the coding sequence ATGAAGAACACCGCGCTTGTGGCCTTCGCCCTCCTTGCGGCCTGTTCCTCACCCAAGGAAGAGCCGCCCGCGTACCGGCTCCCTCCGGAATGGGAGCCGCACGAAGCGGTCTGGTTCACCTACTCTGGGACAGCCGCGGACACCGTGCTGGACAAGGTGGTGCTGGCCATGGACACCGCCACCAGGGTCGTTTGCGCCGCCGACAACGACAGCTTGGCCGCTACCATAGTGATGCGCTGGGACAGCCTGGGCATCGCGCGAACGCGCTACCGCGTGGAAGTGATGGGTGAAGGACTCTACGCACCGGCCGTGCGCGACGCGGGCCCGATCTTCCTGCGCCGGCGGGATGGATCCCCGGCCGTGCTGGACCCGGACTGGAACTACTACGGGGACCTGGAGAACCTGGTCGGCACACCTGCGCACCTGCTCGCTTACGAGGACAGCTTCCCCCGCATGCTCGCACGAAGGATGGGGCTGCCCGTGGTCCACAGCGACCTGGTGATCGAAGGCGGCGCGGTGGAGGTCAACGGCGCCGGTGTGCTCCTGCAGGTGGAGGCCGTGACCATGCAGCGCAATCCCGGATGGAGCAGGGACAGCATGGAGCACGAACTGAAGCGGGTGCTCGGCGTGCGCGACATCATCTGGCTGAAGGAAGGGCCCGCCGATGACATGTGGTACCTGGAGCCCCGCATCCACGGCAGGGTGTTCAACCAGGGAACCGGCGGCCATGTGGACGAGTTCTGCCGCTTCGTGAACGACAGTACCGTGCTGCTCGCCTGGCCGGAGGACGACGAGCTCGCTGATCCGGTGCATGCCGTCGCGCGGCACCGCATGGAAGTGAACGAGCGGATCCTGCAGGAGGCGGGGCTCCACGTGCTGCATGCGCCTGTGCCGGTGCTCGAGTACCGCGGGCTGATCCTGGACAGCCTGAAGGACCATCACGCACGGCTGCTGGCCCGCTACCCGGAGGTCCAGCACGGGGACAGTGTCCGGCAGTTGCATGCGGCCAGCTACCTCAACCTCCTCATCACGAACGGGTGCGTCTTCGTGCCGGCCTACTGGCATGAGGGCCTTTCGGAGGAGATGCGGATCAAGGATGAGCGCATGCGGAAGCTCCTGCGACCGCTTTTCTCCGGCCGGCGGATCGTGCCGATCGATCCCCGTGCGATCAACCGGTTCGGCGGCGGCATGCATTGCTGGACACAACAGCAACCACGATGA
- a CDS encoding efflux RND transporter permease subunit: MNAHDIEKDLHGPERQFAITTWAVNNRTTVIVLTLLICIVGIYSYIVMPKESFPEVITPEVFVGTPYNSSSVVDIEKLITKPLEKEINTISGVDEIKSTSVPNYSGINVKFNYNVSPTEALRKVKDAVDKARGDANFPRDLPAEPNVFEMNFSELMPVMNINISGDYPLDQLHSYAKHLEDRIENLPEINKVEIRGVPEREMRVSVDLARLEALELGFNDVAMALQMENLTMSGGELLVGSQRRAVRVIGEFKDVEQVRDIVVKNEFQREVRLGDIADVAFAYKEAESFAREYGKPVVMLDVIKRAGENLLTASDKINAIIAEDHGRVLPADLVITKTGDQSDQTRASVDELMNHIVLGVLLVVGVLMLFLGLRNAVFVGLAIPMSMFISFTVLNAFGVTLNIMVLFSLILALGRLVDDGIVIVENIYRHMSNGEPPLKATRLAVGEVTLPISTATLATVMVFVPLLFWPGIMGAFMKWMPITFMIALGSSLFVALVVNPALASKFMKVNEAPPTMRRTWRTAGILMAVGTGLAALGLGTGMNAVFGLGTLSLFLGVLTLVFTKWIVPATDWFQNSWLPRLEDRYERFLRYALAKRHPRTFFLGTIGLLIAAFMLIGIAPPKTLFFPVNEPQYINVFIEAPIGTDILKTDSVARIVEAQVMAVIDGPAYTEERTMTLPDGSTRTERVNKLVNSVITQVGRGTSDPGSGEMELSATPHKARIQISFVKFVDRHGISTNDVLEDLQERVQGYPGVLVSVVKNADGPPVGKPVNIEISGDDIEGLLAEAERVKAFIDSRNVPGVEALRIDIDRAKPEMPITIDRAKARLFNVSTYAIADAIRTALFGKEVSTYRIDGDDDDYEINVRLKDEYRYDPQRLMDMKITFRDMLTGQIRQVPISAVATAERGSSFSAIKRKDLKRVVTVSSNVIAGYNNNEVVQQVKDEMASGFRLDERFNMRFTGEQEDQAKDMGFLLSAFLVAIFIVFLIIVAQFNSISYPAVVLSTVIFSTIGVFLGLVVFRMEFVVLMTMLGIISLIGVVVNNAIVLMDFARLLFARSRRQLGLEEDGVLPIAESREALVLAGKTRLRPVLLTAVTAILGLLPLAAGLNFNFFTLFTELDPHIHMGGDNSIFWSPLSWAVIFGLTFATFLTLIMVPVMLLIIAKIKHRRWAKRRPPVASPAPVRPDLGGAATA; the protein is encoded by the coding sequence ATGAACGCACACGACATCGAGAAGGACCTCCACGGCCCCGAACGCCAGTTCGCCATCACCACCTGGGCCGTCAACAACCGCACGACGGTCATCGTCCTCACGCTGCTCATCTGCATCGTGGGCATCTACTCCTACATCGTGATGCCCAAGGAGAGCTTCCCGGAGGTCATCACCCCGGAGGTGTTCGTGGGCACCCCCTACAACAGCAGCTCGGTGGTCGACATCGAGAAGCTCATCACCAAGCCGCTGGAGAAGGAGATCAACACCATCAGCGGCGTCGACGAGATCAAGAGCACCAGCGTGCCCAACTACTCGGGCATCAACGTGAAGTTCAACTACAACGTCTCGCCCACCGAAGCGCTGCGCAAGGTGAAGGACGCGGTGGACAAGGCCCGCGGCGACGCCAACTTCCCCCGCGACCTGCCGGCCGAGCCCAACGTGTTCGAGATGAACTTCAGCGAGCTGATGCCGGTGATGAACATCAACATCAGCGGCGACTATCCGCTCGACCAGCTGCACAGCTACGCCAAGCACCTGGAGGACCGCATCGAGAACCTGCCGGAGATCAACAAGGTGGAGATCCGCGGGGTGCCCGAGCGCGAGATGCGCGTGAGCGTGGACCTCGCCCGCCTGGAGGCCCTCGAGCTGGGCTTCAACGACGTGGCCATGGCCCTGCAGATGGAGAACCTCACCATGAGCGGCGGTGAACTGCTCGTGGGCTCCCAGCGCCGTGCCGTGCGCGTCATCGGCGAGTTCAAGGACGTGGAGCAGGTGCGCGACATCGTGGTGAAGAACGAGTTCCAGCGCGAGGTGCGGCTGGGCGACATCGCCGACGTGGCCTTCGCCTACAAGGAGGCCGAGAGCTTCGCCCGCGAGTACGGCAAGCCCGTGGTGATGCTCGATGTGATCAAGCGCGCCGGCGAGAACCTGCTCACCGCCAGCGACAAGATCAACGCCATCATCGCCGAGGACCACGGCCGCGTGCTGCCCGCCGACCTGGTGATCACCAAGACCGGGGACCAGAGCGACCAGACCCGCGCCAGCGTGGACGAGCTGATGAACCACATCGTGCTGGGCGTGCTCCTCGTGGTGGGCGTGCTCATGCTCTTCCTCGGCCTGCGCAACGCCGTCTTCGTCGGCCTGGCGATCCCCATGAGCATGTTCATCTCGTTCACCGTGCTCAACGCCTTCGGCGTCACGCTGAACATCATGGTGCTCTTCTCGCTCATCCTGGCGCTCGGCCGCCTGGTGGACGACGGCATCGTGATCGTGGAGAACATCTACCGCCACATGAGCAACGGCGAGCCTCCGCTGAAGGCCACCCGCCTGGCGGTGGGAGAGGTGACCCTGCCCATCAGCACCGCCACCCTGGCCACCGTGATGGTCTTCGTGCCGCTGCTCTTCTGGCCCGGCATCATGGGCGCATTCATGAAGTGGATGCCCATCACCTTCATGATCGCGCTGGGCAGCTCGCTCTTCGTGGCCCTGGTGGTGAATCCCGCCCTGGCCTCCAAGTTCATGAAGGTGAACGAGGCGCCGCCCACCATGCGCCGCACCTGGCGCACCGCCGGCATCCTGATGGCCGTGGGCACGGGCCTGGCCGCCCTCGGCCTCGGCACCGGCATGAACGCCGTTTTCGGCCTGGGCACCCTGTCCCTCTTCCTGGGCGTGCTCACCCTCGTGTTCACCAAGTGGATCGTGCCGGCCACCGACTGGTTCCAGAACAGCTGGCTGCCCCGCCTGGAGGACCGCTACGAGCGCTTCCTGCGCTACGCCCTGGCCAAGCGCCACCCGCGCACCTTCTTCCTGGGCACCATCGGCCTGCTCATCGCGGCCTTCATGCTCATCGGCATCGCACCGCCCAAGACCCTCTTCTTCCCGGTGAACGAGCCCCAGTACATCAACGTGTTCATCGAGGCGCCCATCGGCACCGACATCCTGAAGACGGACAGCGTGGCCCGCATCGTGGAGGCCCAGGTGATGGCCGTGATCGACGGTCCGGCGTACACCGAGGAGCGCACTATGACCCTGCCCGACGGCAGCACCCGCACCGAGCGGGTGAACAAGCTCGTGAACTCGGTGATCACCCAGGTGGGCCGCGGCACCAGCGACCCCGGCAGCGGCGAGATGGAGCTGAGCGCCACCCCGCACAAGGCCCGCATCCAGATCAGCTTCGTGAAGTTCGTGGACCGCCACGGCATCAGCACCAACGATGTGCTGGAGGACCTGCAGGAGCGCGTGCAGGGCTACCCCGGGGTGCTCGTCTCGGTGGTGAAGAACGCCGACGGTCCGCCCGTGGGCAAGCCCGTCAACATCGAGATCAGCGGCGACGACATCGAGGGCCTGCTGGCCGAAGCGGAGCGGGTGAAGGCCTTCATCGACTCGCGCAACGTGCCCGGGGTGGAGGCCCTGCGCATCGACATCGACCGCGCCAAGCCGGAGATGCCCATCACCATCGACCGCGCCAAGGCCCGCCTCTTCAACGTGAGCACCTATGCCATCGCCGACGCCATCCGCACCGCCCTCTTCGGCAAGGAGGTGAGCACCTACCGCATCGATGGGGACGACGATGACTACGAGATCAACGTGCGCCTGAAGGACGAGTACCGCTACGACCCGCAGCGCCTGATGGACATGAAGATCACCTTCCGCGACATGCTCACCGGCCAGATCCGCCAGGTGCCCATCAGCGCCGTGGCCACCGCCGAGCGCGGCAGCAGCTTCAGCGCCATCAAGCGCAAGGACCTCAAGCGCGTGGTCACCGTCAGCAGCAACGTCATCGCCGGCTACAACAACAACGAGGTGGTGCAGCAGGTGAAGGACGAGATGGCCTCCGGCTTCCGCCTCGACGAGCGCTTCAACATGCGCTTCACCGGTGAGCAGGAGGACCAGGCCAAGGACATGGGCTTCCTGTTGTCCGCCTTCCTGGTGGCCATCTTCATCGTGTTCCTCATCATCGTGGCCCAGTTCAACAGCATCAGCTACCCGGCCGTGGTGCTCAGCACGGTGATCTTCTCCACCATCGGGGTCTTCCTCGGCCTGGTGGTGTTCCGCATGGAGTTCGTGGTGCTGATGACGATGCTGGGCATCATCTCGCTGATCGGCGTGGTGGTGAACAACGCCATCGTGCTCATGGACTTCGCGCGCCTGCTCTTCGCGCGCAGCCGCCGCCAGCTGGGCCTGGAGGAGGACGGGGTGCTGCCCATCGCCGAGAGCCGCGAAGCCCTGGTGCTGGCCGGCAAGACGCGTCTGCGCCCCGTGCTGCTCACCGCGGTCACCGCCATCCTGGGCCTGCTGCCGCTGGCCGCGGGGCTCAACTTCAACTTCTTCACCCTGTTCACCGAACTGGATCCGCACATCCACATGGGCGGGGACAACAGCATCTTCTGGAGCCCCCTGAGCTGGGCGGTGATCTTCGGCCTCACCTTCGCCACCTTCCTCACCCTGATCATGGTGCCCGTGATGCTGCTGATCATCGCCAAGATCAAGCACCGCCGCTGGGCGAAACGCCGGCCGCCGGTCGCGTCACCCGCGCCGGTCCGTCCCGACCTGGGCGGCGCGGCCACCGCCTGA
- a CDS encoding response regulator transcription factor, whose product MISALLIDDEAQARAHLRARLAGVAPEVHLRDEAANITDGAALIATHRPRLVLLDVEMPGGDGFELLRRLGRWDFDVIFTTAHQHYAIQAIRFSALDYLLKPVQSDELRAAIDRHLHRKGTTTPEVQQRFLSNIEPRDERSLKLTITHGGRAHAVAPDEIAWCQADDNYTALHLADDRRFISARTLKDYDEMLAPFGFIRVHKSALVNRRHVEGLDAEGRVRLRNGVRVEVSRRRLEEVERELRS is encoded by the coding sequence ATGATCTCCGCCCTGCTCATCGACGATGAGGCCCAGGCCCGCGCGCACCTGCGGGCACGGCTGGCCGGGGTGGCACCGGAGGTGCACCTTCGGGACGAGGCCGCCAACATCACGGATGGTGCCGCGCTGATCGCAACGCATCGGCCACGGCTCGTCCTCCTCGATGTGGAGATGCCCGGTGGCGATGGCTTCGAGCTGCTGCGCCGGCTGGGCCGCTGGGACTTCGACGTCATCTTCACCACGGCGCATCAGCACTACGCCATCCAGGCCATCCGCTTCAGCGCGCTCGACTACCTGCTGAAGCCCGTGCAGTCCGATGAGCTGCGCGCGGCCATCGATCGGCATCTCCACCGCAAGGGCACGACAACTCCCGAAGTGCAGCAGCGGTTCCTGAGCAATATCGAGCCGCGCGATGAACGGTCGCTCAAGCTCACCATCACGCACGGTGGCCGTGCGCATGCCGTGGCGCCGGACGAGATCGCGTGGTGCCAGGCCGATGACAACTACACTGCCCTGCACCTCGCCGACGATCGCCGCTTCATCAGCGCGCGCACGCTGAAGGACTACGACGAGATGCTCGCGCCCTTCGGCTTCATCCGCGTGCACAAGAGCGCCCTGGTGAACCGCCGTCATGTGGAGGGCCTCGATGCCGAAGGCCGAGTGCGCTTGCGCAACGGGGTGCGGGTGGAGGTGAGCCGGCGGCGCTTGGAAGAGGTGGAACGGGAGCTGCGTTCCTGA
- a CDS encoding histidine kinase encodes MIRCLALFAVLVAGMEVAAQSARLRALRAAGAYDTLEVEARALLAAHAGPDEVRYDALYHLAFARSGKDDPADALRNGQEALLIARDLKDTIRIMGSLYQLVKFNVEARHYEEADRLRYELLSWAKGYGKDARQLALAHNAVGSLHSRELRHDSAEHHYREGLRVLGEADEPLVRLALIGNLAGTMGETSRHADAIALHRQALAMLDSSDLPNRAWSLRTLAQSLIHAGRYKEALATMHEGDSLNRLGGNALDLAIDFAELRADALDSLGDHRGAYAMVKLARDLQDTLFARSLDEQYLELEKRFGTRLKEEEIQRLDAEAREREERLRVRNVQLYGSLALAVLALGAAALVWRNLREKRRYSATLERLNAELKDQKTRIEEINRLLQLKVLRAQINPHFIYNCLHAIGNLVRSGDQAGASSYLDGFARLLRMVLDHSVKDRVPLSQEMDFLRQYLKLEALRFVDGLDYEVGAEPGLLEEDDAVPTLVVQPFVENAIWHGLATKEGAKRVKVRFTERQGRVVCTVEDSGVGRSAAPKRAHADGSPSMGLQLTSERLQLLTFRMQEQGRITFTDLSENGAPSGTRVDVVLG; translated from the coding sequence GTGATCCGGTGCCTGGCCCTGTTCGCTGTCCTGGTCGCGGGGATGGAGGTCGCTGCCCAATCGGCCCGCCTGCGGGCCTTACGAGCGGCCGGGGCGTACGATACGCTCGAGGTGGAGGCCCGCGCCCTGCTCGCGGCGCATGCCGGGCCGGACGAGGTGCGCTACGACGCCCTCTACCACCTCGCCTTCGCCCGCAGCGGAAAGGACGACCCTGCGGATGCGCTGCGCAACGGCCAGGAGGCCCTGCTGATCGCCCGTGACCTGAAGGACACCATCCGCATCATGGGCTCGCTGTACCAGCTCGTGAAGTTCAACGTGGAAGCCCGGCATTACGAGGAGGCCGATCGGCTGCGGTACGAGCTGCTGTCCTGGGCGAAGGGCTATGGCAAGGATGCCCGGCAACTGGCGCTGGCGCACAACGCCGTGGGCAGTTTGCACAGCCGCGAGCTGCGCCACGACTCCGCGGAGCATCACTACCGGGAAGGCCTTCGGGTGCTGGGCGAGGCGGATGAGCCACTGGTGCGCCTGGCGCTGATCGGGAATCTGGCCGGGACAATGGGGGAGACCAGCCGGCATGCGGATGCGATCGCCCTGCACCGGCAGGCATTGGCCATGCTGGACAGCTCGGACCTGCCCAACCGCGCCTGGTCGCTGCGCACCCTGGCCCAGTCACTGATCCACGCCGGGCGGTACAAGGAGGCCCTCGCGACGATGCACGAGGGTGACTCGCTCAACCGGCTCGGTGGCAACGCGCTCGACCTGGCCATCGACTTCGCCGAGCTGCGGGCCGATGCGCTCGATTCACTCGGCGACCACCGCGGCGCGTATGCCATGGTGAAGCTGGCGCGCGACCTGCAGGACACCCTGTTCGCGCGAAGCCTCGATGAGCAGTACCTGGAACTGGAGAAACGGTTCGGGACGCGGCTGAAGGAGGAGGAGATCCAGCGGCTGGATGCGGAGGCCCGCGAACGCGAGGAGCGGCTGCGCGTGCGCAACGTGCAGCTGTACGGAAGCCTCGCGCTCGCCGTGCTCGCGCTCGGCGCAGCGGCGCTGGTGTGGCGCAACCTGCGGGAGAAGCGGAGGTACTCGGCGACGCTGGAGCGGCTCAATGCCGAGCTGAAGGACCAGAAGACACGCATCGAGGAGATCAACCGGCTGCTGCAGCTCAAGGTGCTGCGCGCGCAGATCAACCCGCACTTCATCTACAACTGCCTGCACGCCATCGGCAACCTGGTGCGCAGCGGCGATCAAGCCGGCGCGTCGAGCTATCTTGACGGCTTCGCCCGGCTGCTGCGCATGGTGCTGGACCACAGCGTGAAGGACCGCGTGCCCTTGAGCCAGGAGATGGACTTCCTGCGCCAGTACCTGAAGCTCGAAGCGCTGCGTTTCGTGGATGGGTTGGACTACGAGGTCGGGGCGGAGCCGGGATTGCTGGAGGAGGATGACGCGGTGCCCACCCTGGTGGTGCAGCCCTTCGTGGAGAACGCCATCTGGCATGGCCTGGCCACCAAGGAGGGCGCGAAGCGCGTGAAGGTGCGCTTCACCGAGCGCCAGGGTCGGGTGGTGTGCACGGTGGAGGACAGCGGCGTGGGCCGCAGCGCCGCACCGAAGCGCGCGCATGCCGACGGCAGCCCGAGCATGGGCCTGCAGCTCACCAGCGAGCGCCTGCAGCTGCTCACCTTTCGAATGCAGGAGCAGGGGCGGATCACCTTCACCGACCTCTCAGAGAACGGTGCACCTTCAGGAACGCGCGTCGATGTGGTGCTGGGCTAA
- a CDS encoding efflux RND transporter periplasmic adaptor subunit, with amino-acid sequence MKQTIVLMTMAALLAACGAAPAPGEVGRKRAERDSLKAAYDDLGLRIREIEDWLAANDTAVKRDLPMVTAQPVRISRFDHYVDLHGSVKADRAAALYAMGGGRVRALHVSIGDRVRQGQLLISLDNDIVREQIAQARTGYELAKTAFEKQDRLWKQQIGSEMQWLQAKAQMEQAKAGVDALEEQQRLSNITAPFDGVVDDIMVRVGEMAAPQMPAARVVDLTGAQLEADMPENYLGRIRKEAPALVRFPSLDTTFEAHVEHVGAYIDPANRTFKLVVHVPKGGGYIRPNLLSDISVLDHSIDSAIVVPNAAVLEDVSGQDYVFALTPGAGDEARATKLPVRRVSEYKGLICIEPVERGALRDGAQVVVEGARNVSNGQLVRLAAL; translated from the coding sequence ATGAAACAGACGATCGTGTTGATGACGATGGCGGCCCTGCTGGCCGCCTGCGGCGCCGCCCCCGCCCCCGGTGAGGTGGGCCGCAAGCGCGCCGAGCGCGACTCCCTGAAGGCCGCCTACGATGACCTCGGCCTGCGCATCCGTGAGATCGAGGACTGGCTGGCGGCCAACGACACCGCCGTGAAGCGCGACCTGCCCATGGTGACGGCGCAGCCCGTGCGCATCAGCCGCTTCGACCACTATGTGGACCTGCACGGCAGCGTGAAGGCCGACCGCGCCGCGGCGCTGTACGCCATGGGTGGCGGCCGCGTGCGCGCCCTGCATGTGAGCATCGGCGACCGAGTGCGCCAGGGTCAGCTGCTCATCAGCCTGGACAACGACATCGTGCGCGAGCAGATCGCCCAGGCCCGCACCGGCTACGAGCTGGCGAAGACCGCCTTCGAGAAGCAGGACCGCCTTTGGAAGCAGCAGATCGGCAGCGAGATGCAGTGGCTGCAGGCCAAGGCCCAGATGGAACAGGCCAAGGCCGGCGTGGACGCCCTGGAGGAGCAGCAGCGCCTGAGCAACATCACCGCGCCGTTCGATGGGGTGGTGGACGACATCATGGTGCGGGTGGGTGAGATGGCGGCGCCGCAAATGCCGGCCGCCCGCGTGGTGGACCTCACCGGCGCCCAGCTGGAGGCCGACATGCCCGAGAACTACCTGGGCCGCATCCGCAAGGAAGCCCCCGCCCTCGTCCGCTTCCCCTCGCTCGACACCACCTTCGAGGCCCATGTGGAGCACGTCGGTGCCTACATCGACCCGGCCAACCGCACCTTCAAGCTCGTGGTGCACGTGCCCAAGGGCGGCGGCTACATCCGCCCCAACCTGCTGAGCGACATCAGCGTGCTGGACCACAGCATCGACAGCGCCATCGTGGTGCCCAACGCCGCGGTGCTGGAGGACGTCAGCGGTCAGGACTATGTGTTCGCCCTGACCCCCGGTGCCGGCGATGAGGCCCGCGCCACCAAACTGCCCGTGCGCCGCGTGAGCGAGTACAAGGGCCTGATCTGCATCGAACCCGTGGAGCGCGGCGCCCTGCGCGATGGCGCACAGGTCGTCGTGGAAGGCGCCCGCAACGTGAGCAACGGCCAGCTGGTGCGCCTGGCCGCCCTGTAA